A part of Olleya sp. Bg11-27 genomic DNA contains:
- the thiL gene encoding thiamine-phosphate kinase, with product MIEDKNQQRTDLSQLGEFGLIDHLAKNFKITQQSTIKAMGDDAAVLEFGDNRVVVSTDFLVEGVHFDLAYMPLKHLGYKAVIVNLSDVYAMNAEATQVTVSIAVSNRFPLEAIEELYAGIQTACELYNVDLVGGDTTSSASGLIISVTAIGQVKSGDEVYRSGAKPNDLLVVTGDLGGAYLGLQVLEREKEVFKVNPNSQPDLDAYTYIIERQLKPEARKDIIKLLQDLEVKPTSMIDISDGLSSEILHLCKESKVGCDLYEDKLPLDPQVISTSEEFKMDSTTIALSGGEDYELLMTISQDDFPKIKANPNLTVIGFITDEASGAHLVTRGDQKIQLTAQGWNSFNKD from the coding sequence ATGATAGAAGATAAAAATCAACAACGTACAGACTTAAGCCAATTAGGAGAATTTGGGTTAATAGATCATTTAGCAAAAAACTTTAAAATTACGCAACAATCCACTATTAAAGCTATGGGTGATGATGCTGCTGTTTTAGAATTTGGAGATAATAGAGTGGTTGTTAGTACTGACTTTTTAGTAGAAGGAGTGCATTTTGATTTGGCCTATATGCCATTAAAGCATTTGGGATATAAAGCGGTGATTGTTAATTTGTCTGATGTGTACGCGATGAATGCGGAAGCAACACAAGTTACGGTGTCTATTGCTGTGTCTAATCGTTTCCCTTTGGAAGCTATTGAAGAGTTGTATGCTGGAATACAAACGGCTTGCGAACTTTATAATGTAGATTTAGTCGGAGGAGATACAACGTCTTCAGCATCGGGTTTAATTATTTCTGTAACGGCAATTGGACAAGTTAAATCAGGAGATGAGGTGTATAGAAGCGGCGCGAAACCTAACGATTTGTTAGTGGTTACCGGAGATTTAGGAGGCGCTTATTTAGGATTGCAAGTTTTAGAGCGTGAAAAAGAAGTTTTTAAAGTGAATCCAAATAGCCAACCAGATTTAGATGCTTATACTTATATTATTGAGCGTCAATTAAAGCCTGAAGCTAGAAAAGATATTATTAAATTATTACAAGATTTAGAGGTTAAGCCGACGTCTATGATTGATATTAGTGATGGCTTATCTTCAGAGATTTTACATTTATGTAAAGAAAGTAAAGTCGGTTGTGATTTGTATGAAGACAAATTACCTTTAGATCCTCAAGTTATTTCGACTAGTGAGGAGTTTAAAATGGACAGTACAACTATCGCTTTAAGTGGTGGTGAAGATTATGAATTATTAATGACGATATCTCAAGACGATTTTCCTAAAATAAAGGCTAACCCTAATTTAACTGTTATTGGTTTTATTACAGATGAAGCTTCTGGTGCACACTTAGTCACTAGAGGTGATCAAAAGATACAACTTACTGCGCAAGGATGGAATAGTTTTAATAAAGACTAA
- a CDS encoding alpha/beta hydrolase, with translation MTLLHGFLENSTMWADTVALLEKTHQVITIDLLGHGLTDCLGYVHTMQDLAEAVNAVLVNLNIDKTTLIGHSLGGYVALAFAEKKPDVLEGVCLMNSTPFADSKERIALRDRAISVAKTNYSNLVSMSISNLFYEDNRLRFEKEIEQIKTEALKTPLQGYVATQEGMKLRADSTVVLKNLTCKKLIIAGKNDPILSKTDLQHLEKLKDITINVLEGGHMSHIENKEEFLQNIMRFVE, from the coding sequence GTGACATTATTACACGGATTTTTAGAAAACAGTACGATGTGGGCCGATACCGTTGCCTTACTAGAAAAAACACACCAAGTCATAACTATTGATTTATTAGGTCATGGTTTAACGGATTGTTTGGGTTATGTCCATACTATGCAAGACTTAGCAGAGGCTGTAAATGCAGTCCTTGTTAATTTAAATATTGATAAAACAACGCTAATTGGGCATTCCCTTGGTGGTTATGTTGCTTTGGCTTTCGCCGAAAAAAAGCCTGACGTCCTAGAAGGGGTATGCTTAATGAACTCTACCCCTTTTGCAGACAGTAAAGAGCGTATCGCACTCCGAGATAGAGCGATAAGCGTTGCCAAAACCAATTACAGTAATCTAGTAAGCATGTCTATTAGTAATTTATTTTACGAAGACAACAGACTACGTTTTGAAAAAGAGATTGAGCAAATTAAAACCGAAGCTTTAAAAACACCGCTTCAAGGTTATGTTGCCACACAAGAAGGCATGAAATTAAGAGCAGATAGTACTGTGGTTTTGAAAAACTTAACCTGCAAAAAATTAATTATTGCAGGTAAAAACGATCCCATTTTATCCAAAACAGACTTACAGCACTTAGAAAAACTAAAAGACATAACTATCAACGTTTTAGAGGGCGGACACATGTCTCATATAGAAAATAAAGAAGAATTCCTACAAAACATAATGCGCTTCGTCGAATAA
- a CDS encoding serine hydrolase — MRLKSILYTIACFSCVTLSAQVDDAKLDQLIENTLKTFEVPGISVGVIKDGHVVYAKGHGVRALSNKKEMDNSTLVGIASNSKGFTCFALAMMVDAGKLNWDDKVRQHIPEFKLKDAWVTEQFTVRDLVTHRSGMGLGAGDLMFFPEADFKVADVINNVGHLEAESSFRSQFAYNNNMFIIAGEVLKRVSGLSWEAFIETKIMAPVGMTNSVASYNRVTDRSNIIEAHTLADGKLVQIPHDWSPTANPAGGIMSNVDDMLVWAQFLMNDAVTAKGERLLSEAKFHELWQLQTPLKVSKNDSYDSNFKGYGLGWFLTDVKGGHKQVYHTGGLLGTVTQFTMIPDLDLAIVVLTNQMNGSAFNTITNTIKDSYLGYEDRKWLAKLGRNNKEWYQYNDSLKTAVFAQVSKMKNSTAIPKANTIVGTYKDVWFGKVNLSQSGQELRLVSEKSPTLKGSLLPYNATTFIVKWDNRSYDADCFVQFVFNEKGEAVSATLKPIAPVTDFSFDFEDLKLIKQD; from the coding sequence ATGAGATTAAAATCTATCCTTTATACTATTGCTTGTTTTAGTTGTGTGACATTATCGGCACAAGTTGATGATGCTAAACTAGATCAACTTATAGAAAACACTTTAAAAACGTTTGAGGTACCTGGGATTTCTGTAGGGGTTATTAAGGATGGCCATGTGGTTTACGCAAAAGGTCATGGTGTACGTGCATTATCCAATAAAAAGGAGATGGACAATAGTACTTTAGTCGGTATCGCGTCTAATAGTAAAGGGTTTACATGTTTTGCATTGGCTATGATGGTAGATGCGGGTAAATTAAATTGGGATGATAAAGTAAGACAACATATTCCGGAGTTTAAATTAAAGGATGCTTGGGTGACAGAACAGTTTACGGTTAGAGATCTAGTAACGCACCGTAGCGGTATGGGATTAGGTGCAGGCGATTTAATGTTTTTTCCGGAAGCAGATTTTAAAGTAGCGGATGTTATAAATAATGTAGGGCATTTAGAAGCAGAAAGTTCTTTTAGAAGTCAGTTTGCATATAATAACAACATGTTTATTATTGCAGGAGAAGTTTTAAAACGGGTGAGCGGATTATCTTGGGAAGCTTTTATTGAAACTAAAATCATGGCGCCTGTTGGGATGACTAACAGTGTGGCCTCTTATAATCGTGTGACTGATAGATCTAATATTATTGAAGCGCATACGCTTGCAGATGGTAAGCTAGTGCAAATACCACACGATTGGAGTCCAACAGCTAATCCAGCAGGAGGAATTATGAGTAATGTGGATGATATGTTAGTTTGGGCTCAGTTTTTAATGAATGATGCTGTGACTGCTAAAGGCGAACGCTTATTGTCTGAAGCAAAATTCCACGAGTTATGGCAATTACAAACCCCGCTTAAAGTCAGTAAAAATGATAGTTACGACTCTAATTTTAAAGGCTATGGTTTAGGTTGGTTTTTGACGGATGTTAAAGGAGGGCATAAACAAGTGTATCATACAGGAGGATTATTGGGTACGGTAACACAGTTTACTATGATTCCAGATTTGGATTTAGCTATAGTCGTGTTGACTAATCAAATGAATGGGTCTGCCTTTAATACCATTACCAATACTATTAAAGATAGCTATTTAGGATACGAAGATCGTAAGTGGCTAGCCAAGTTGGGACGCAATAATAAAGAATGGTACCAGTATAACGACAGTTTAAAAACAGCTGTTTTTGCGCAAGTGTCTAAAATGAAAAATAGCACTGCGATTCCAAAAGCGAATACTATTGTTGGTACGTATAAGGACGTTTGGTTTGGAAAGGTTAACCTTTCGCAAAGCGGACAAGAATTACGATTGGTTTCAGAAAAATCTCCAACTTTAAAAGGAAGTCTGTTACCTTACAACGCAACGACTTTTATTGTTAAATGGGATAACAGAAGTTATGATGCGGATTGTTTTGTACAATTTGTATTTAATGAAAAAGGAGAAGCCGTTAGTGCCACTTTAAAACCTATTGCGCCGGTTACGGATTTTAGCTTTGATTTTGAA